The nucleotide window CTCCTAAGCTTTGCAGGGATGAGTATTCGTCCCTGTTTATCTATTTTTCCCCTAAATTCACCAAAATGTACCATTTTTCACCTTTTTATATATTAAATACCCTATAGAATTTTTTGTCAAGTTTTTTATAAAGTTTTTAATTTACTTTTTCTCGGGGGTTAGTCCAAGTATTCCCCTTTCTTCCTATTTGTCATTCTGGATTTATCCCGAGTACCTCCGAGGGACTTGATCAGAATCTCGTTTTTTATTACTACTGTTATGGGTTAAATTAGAGATCCTGAAACAAGTTCAGATGACAAATTTTGACGTTCAGGATGGTAAAGGGGGTAAGTAGAAGGCAATACAGCCCCCCCCATTCCGTCTTTTGTAGTTAGTCTTGCGAGTTTTACCCGCCGAAGCCAACCTACGTTAAAATACAAGCTTCGGCAGGTATACCTTGGCGTAGGAGGGGTTTCGCAACGTGGCAATCTCGCCGAAGGCGGAAAAGGAGTGGGGATAAAAAAGTATATGAGAAATGTTTTAGGTAAGAATAAAAAGGGAGTGGCTCATAAGCCGGATTCTGTTCAAATAGTTATTTATCTTGGCTCTAAATTGCTTTAAAGCTCATGCGGTCTACCCGAATCTATGTGGGCAGGTACCTAAGATTCTGCTTGACCTTGCTCAGAATGGGGTTTACCTTTGCCTTATTGTTTCCAAAAAGCGGTGAGCTTTTACCTCGCCATTTCACCCTTACCCTCTATTTTTATATAGAAGGCGGTATTATTTCTGTGGTACTTTCCAGTCCTTGCGAACTGCTCCTGTTAGGAGCCATTCTACCTGCTTGAGTCCGGACTTTCCTCCTGTTTAAAAAACAGGCAACTATCCGACCACTCCCTTTAAAAATTGTTTTAGCTATGTTAGGTATGATAATTGATAATGTTTAATTATAGAAGAGATGTTTCAATATGAGAATTTGCAAGTTTATCTGCTTGCTTGTTCTCTTCTCTTGGGATATGTATAAAATCTACTTTCTTATAACGTTTTACAAGTCGTTCTGCTATAAGATTCATTTTTTTTAACCACTCATCTTTAACCTTGTAACTTCCTTGCATCTGTTTAATGAGTAATTGACTATCACTACGTATTTCAAGTTCCGTACATTCAAACTCTAAGCAATCTATCAGAGCAGCGATTAGTGCCATATATTCTGCTATATTACACGTTGCGTTCCCAATAGACGCTCCTGATTCTTTTAATACTTTACCTGTATTATCTTGAATGAGAAACCCTAACGACGCTTTGCCAGGATTTCCTTTAGAGGCACCATCTATATACGCTATAAGTTTTTTCATCAGTAAAGAATCCTGCTACAGTTTTCACAATGAACTATTTCTTTCTTTGCTTTCACTTTTTCTTCTATATAAGTGGGAACAAAAACACGGCAACCAGTGCAACTACTTTCTTCAAGTCTACATATTGCAACCCTATTTTTGTGCCCTTTTAATATTCTTTCATATATTGAATAAAAATTACTATTAATTGAAGGGAGCGCTTCTTCTCGCTTTTTCTTCAATTCTTTTAAGTCTTCTTTTTCCTGTTCAACTTTTACTTCTGCTTCCTTAATCTTTAATTCAATGTTTTTTACTAATTTATCATTTTTGTCCGTTAAATTAGAGAGTTGAGTAGTTAACAACTCTTCTTTTTCCATATCTAATAAAATGGCATCTTCTGCTTTTAATTTTTTTGATTTTAGGGCATTTATTTCAGCCAAAATAACGGTATATTCCTTGTTTG belongs to bacterium and includes:
- a CDS encoding ribonuclease HI family protein, which encodes MKKLIAYIDGASKGNPGKASLGFLIQDNTGKVLKESGASIGNATCNIAEYMALIAALIDCLEFECTELEIRSDSQLLIKQMQGSYKVKDEWLKKMNLIAERLVKRYKKVDFIHIPREENKQADKLANSHIETSLL
- a CDS encoding C4-type zinc ribbon domain-containing protein, giving the protein MIREELQKLAELQEIDSCILELEEEINSFPEIKNSLEQDIKKELEKKDMAQKEYKRLLIDKKEKELELEGVEGEIKKLQVRLNEVKTNKEYTVILAEINALKSKKLKAEDAILLDMEKEELLTTQLSNLTDKNDKLVKNIELKIKEAEVKVEQEKEDLKELKKKREEALPSINSNFYSIYERILKGHKNRVAICRLEESSCTGCRVFVPTYIEEKVKAKKEIVHCENCSRILY